A portion of the Micromonospora vinacea genome contains these proteins:
- the nuoH gene encoding NADH-quinone oxidoreductase subunit NuoH, translating into MSPSYLAQDPTLADFGRDPWWLVLGKIVFAFAFGLLATLLGVWFERRVVGYMQVRPGPNQVGPFGLLQTLADGLKMAFKEDILPKAADKVVYFFAPTISVICAVTALSVVPFGPMVSIFGHHTPLQVTDVPVAVLLLLACSSMGVYGIVLGGWASGSTYPLLGGLRSSAQMISYEVAMGLSIVAVFMTAGTMSTSGIVAAQGDGTQLTVFGQTIPAPGWYAILLLPSFIIFFIATVGETNRAPFDLPEAESELVAGFMTEYSSLKFALFMLSEYVAMVTMSAVTTTLFLGGWRAPWPITIWEGANSGWWPMLWFFGKVIALVFVFVWLRGTLPRLRYDQFMRLGWKVLLPINLVWILVLSGLRSIEDWDTRGKVIAVGIPAGILLIATIFWPSRKPKPKPTTQEQVDNRPHGSFPLPPMDLQVPPSPRITRVVAEREPANIVAGSDSREV; encoded by the coding sequence GTGAGTCCCTCCTACCTCGCCCAGGATCCGACGCTTGCCGACTTCGGTCGGGATCCGTGGTGGCTGGTCCTCGGCAAGATTGTCTTCGCGTTCGCCTTCGGCCTGCTGGCCACCCTGCTCGGCGTCTGGTTCGAACGGCGCGTGGTCGGCTACATGCAGGTGCGGCCAGGCCCCAACCAGGTCGGCCCGTTCGGCCTGCTGCAGACCCTCGCCGACGGCCTGAAGATGGCCTTCAAGGAGGACATCCTGCCGAAGGCGGCCGACAAGGTCGTCTACTTCTTCGCCCCGACCATCTCGGTGATCTGCGCGGTCACCGCCCTGTCGGTGGTGCCGTTCGGCCCGATGGTGAGCATCTTCGGTCACCACACGCCGTTGCAGGTCACCGATGTGCCGGTGGCGGTGCTGCTGCTGCTCGCCTGCTCCTCGATGGGCGTCTACGGCATCGTGCTGGGTGGCTGGGCCTCCGGCTCGACGTACCCGCTGCTGGGTGGTCTACGGTCGAGCGCCCAGATGATCTCCTACGAGGTCGCCATGGGGCTCAGCATCGTGGCGGTCTTCATGACCGCCGGCACGATGAGCACCAGCGGGATCGTCGCCGCTCAGGGCGACGGCACCCAGCTGACCGTCTTCGGCCAGACCATCCCGGCCCCGGGCTGGTACGCGATCCTGCTGCTGCCGAGCTTCATCATCTTCTTCATCGCCACCGTGGGTGAGACCAACCGGGCGCCGTTCGACCTCCCCGAGGCCGAGTCCGAGCTGGTCGCCGGCTTCATGACCGAGTACAGCTCGCTGAAGTTCGCGCTCTTCATGCTCAGCGAGTACGTCGCGATGGTGACCATGTCCGCTGTCACCACCACGCTGTTCCTGGGCGGTTGGCGGGCGCCCTGGCCGATCACCATCTGGGAGGGCGCCAACTCCGGTTGGTGGCCGATGCTCTGGTTCTTCGGCAAGGTGATCGCGCTGGTCTTCGTCTTCGTGTGGCTGCGCGGCACGCTGCCCCGGCTGCGGTACGACCAGTTCATGCGGCTCGGCTGGAAGGTGCTGCTGCCGATCAACCTGGTCTGGATCCTGGTCCTGTCGGGCCTGCGCTCCATCGAGGACTGGGACACCCGCGGCAAGGTGATCGCCGTCGGGATTCCGGCCGGCATCCTGCTGATCGCCACGATCTTCTGGCCCAGCCGGAAGCCGAAGCCGAAGCCGACGACGCAGGAACAGGTCGACAACCGGCCGCACGGGAGCTTCCCGCTGCCGCCGATGGATCTTCAGGTACCACCGAGCCCGCGTATCACGCGCGTGGTCGCCGAGCGGGAGCCGGCCAACATCGTTGCCGGCTCGGACTCCAGGGAGGTGTGA
- the nuoI gene encoding NADH-quinone oxidoreductase subunit NuoI has protein sequence MGAITGTFKGFGVTFSHMFRKVVTTDYPFKPPVSAPRYHGRHILNRHPDGLEKCIGCELCAWACPADAIYVEGGDNTDEQRFSPGERYASIYQINYARCIFCGLCIEACPTRSLTMSNEYELARDNRQDLIFTKEQLLAPLLEGMEQPPHPMRLGDSEKDYYVGALDNPGTSAGAETSPMGPGRYQVEEHPGVTFPGAEQAAQRVAAGKGEKA, from the coding sequence GTGGGCGCGATCACCGGAACGTTCAAGGGATTCGGTGTCACCTTCTCGCACATGTTCAGGAAGGTCGTCACCACCGACTATCCGTTCAAGCCGCCGGTGTCGGCGCCGCGCTACCACGGGCGGCACATCCTCAACCGGCACCCGGACGGCCTGGAGAAGTGCATCGGCTGCGAGCTGTGCGCCTGGGCCTGCCCGGCGGACGCGATCTACGTCGAGGGTGGCGACAACACCGACGAGCAGCGCTTCTCGCCGGGTGAGCGGTACGCCAGCATCTACCAGATCAACTACGCCCGGTGCATCTTCTGCGGGCTGTGCATCGAGGCCTGCCCGACCCGGTCGCTCACCATGAGCAACGAGTACGAGCTGGCCCGGGACAACCGGCAGGACCTGATCTTCACCAAGGAGCAGCTGCTCGCGCCGTTGCTCGAGGGCATGGAGCAGCCGCCGCACCCGATGCGGCTGGGCGACAGCGAGAAGGACTACTACGTCGGCGCGCTGGACAACCCGGGCACCTCCGCCGGTGCGGAGACGTCCCCGATGGGCCCCGGCCGCTACCAGGTCGAGGAGCACCCCGGCGTGACGTTCCCGGGCGCCGAGCAGGCCGCCCAGCGCGTCGCGGCCGGCAAGGGAGAGAAAGCATGA
- a CDS encoding NADH-quinone oxidoreductase subunit J yields MTTSTVLAAAGGVSGGEEVTFWILGPLALVGAIGMVAARNAVHSALWLVLTMLCLGVFYVLQAGPFIGMVQIIVYTGAIMMLFLFVLMLVGRDSTDSLIETLRGQRVAAIVLGLGFAGLVGGALYRALQGTTAVGLEQANAEGNVQGIARLLFTKYVFAFELTSALLITAAVGAMVLAHIERRKEDKVDQVSTMKARFAPGNYPGPKPGPGVFATSSSVATPARLPDGRLSERSTPDILPVRELTAQETTLKGTDR; encoded by the coding sequence ATGACCACGTCTACGGTGCTGGCCGCGGCGGGTGGGGTGTCCGGCGGCGAGGAGGTCACCTTCTGGATCCTCGGGCCGCTCGCGCTCGTCGGCGCGATCGGGATGGTGGCCGCGCGCAACGCTGTGCACTCCGCGCTCTGGCTGGTGCTCACCATGCTCTGCCTGGGCGTGTTCTACGTGCTCCAGGCCGGGCCGTTCATCGGCATGGTGCAGATCATCGTCTACACCGGCGCGATCATGATGCTCTTCCTCTTCGTGCTGATGCTTGTCGGCCGGGACTCCACCGACTCGCTGATCGAGACGTTGCGTGGCCAGCGGGTCGCCGCGATCGTGCTGGGGCTGGGCTTCGCCGGCCTGGTCGGCGGCGCGCTCTACCGGGCGCTGCAGGGGACGACCGCTGTCGGCCTGGAGCAGGCCAACGCGGAGGGCAACGTGCAGGGCATCGCCCGACTGCTCTTCACCAAGTACGTCTTCGCGTTCGAGCTGACCTCGGCGCTGCTGATCACCGCGGCGGTCGGTGCCATGGTGCTCGCGCACATCGAGCGCCGCAAGGAGGACAAGGTCGACCAGGTGTCGACGATGAAGGCCCGTTTCGCGCCGGGTAACTACCCCGGCCCCAAGCCGGGCCCCGGCGTCTTCGCGACCTCGTCCTCGGTGGCCACCCCGGCCCGACTGCCGGACGGCCGGCTCTCCGAGCGGAGCACGCCGGACATCCTGCCGGTGCGGGAGTTGACCGCGCAGGAGACCACGCTGAAAGGTACGGACCGGTGA
- the nuoK gene encoding NADH-quinone oxidoreductase subunit NuoK, translated as MTPDYYLVLAAVLFTIGAAGVLVRRNAIVLFMCVELMLNAANLTLVTFSRINGDLNGQIMAFFVMVVAAAEVVVGLAIIMSIFRTRRSASVDDANLLKY; from the coding sequence ATGACGCCTGACTACTACCTGGTGCTCGCGGCGGTGCTGTTCACCATCGGCGCCGCCGGGGTGCTCGTCCGGCGCAACGCGATCGTGCTGTTCATGTGCGTGGAGCTGATGCTCAACGCGGCCAACCTGACGCTGGTCACCTTCAGCCGGATCAACGGTGACCTCAACGGCCAGATCATGGCGTTCTTCGTGATGGTGGTGGCGGCGGCCGAGGTCGTGGTCGGGCTCGCGATCATCATGTCCATCTTCCGGACGCGACGCTCGGCGAGTGTCGACGACGCCAACCTGCTCAAGTACTAG
- the nuoL gene encoding NADH-quinone oxidoreductase subunit L gives MEETVEYAQATGLLGGVWLLVAIPLVSAAILLLLGRRADRWGHWLGVAAIGAAFVLGLSFFFQLRGLENKSVELSLWDFIAVGDLRVGFGLLFDPLAAVFVLLITGVGFLIHLYAVEYMSHDAGRRRFFAYFNLFVAAMLLLVLGNNYVMLYFGWEGVGLASYLLISFWTERPSAATAGKKAFLMNRVGDAGLAIGIFIMFATLGTTQYDEVFNGVGALTGTTVLVLGLLLLLGAAGKSGQFPLQAWLPDAMEGPTPVSALIHAATMVTAGVYLIARSNPIFSANSTLQLVVVSVGALTLLIGCIIGAAKDDIKRVLAWSTVSQIGYMFLGVGLGGAAYALAIVHLLAHGFFKANMFLGAGSVMHGMKDQVDIRRFGGLSKYMKITWLTFMMGWLAIIGMFPFSGFFSKEPIIVAAFERDDWTAWLFGGAALLGAGLTAFYMTRLFVLTFHGPQRWTEDIEHPHESPKLMTIPLILLAVGSVGAGFLLATSVPDWLTETAGLGGEHAEHEAVLSHAVITTLSLLVTVLGAGLAWFLFRAGTATAPQPAGVLVTAARRNLYTDTVNEAVFEKPGIFLTRALVYLDNRGIDGLVNGLAAAVGGGSGRLRRMQTGFVRSYATSILAGALLVMAAFLAVQAGWLA, from the coding sequence GTGGAAGAGACTGTGGAATACGCCCAGGCCACGGGGCTGCTTGGGGGCGTCTGGCTGCTGGTGGCGATCCCGCTGGTCAGCGCGGCCATCCTGCTGCTGCTCGGCCGCCGGGCCGACCGCTGGGGGCACTGGTTGGGCGTCGCCGCCATCGGCGCCGCGTTCGTACTCGGCCTGAGCTTCTTCTTCCAGCTGCGTGGCCTGGAGAACAAGTCGGTCGAGCTGAGCCTCTGGGACTTCATCGCGGTCGGTGATCTGCGCGTCGGCTTCGGCCTGCTCTTCGACCCGCTGGCCGCGGTCTTCGTACTGCTGATCACCGGGGTGGGTTTCCTGATCCACCTGTACGCGGTGGAGTACATGTCGCACGACGCCGGCCGTCGTCGGTTCTTCGCGTACTTCAACCTGTTCGTCGCGGCGATGCTGCTGCTGGTGCTCGGCAACAACTACGTGATGCTGTACTTCGGCTGGGAGGGCGTCGGTCTGGCGTCGTACCTGCTGATCTCCTTCTGGACCGAGCGGCCGAGCGCGGCCACCGCCGGCAAGAAGGCGTTCCTGATGAACCGGGTCGGCGACGCCGGCCTGGCCATCGGCATCTTCATCATGTTCGCCACCCTGGGCACCACCCAGTACGACGAGGTGTTCAACGGTGTCGGCGCGCTGACCGGCACCACGGTGCTGGTCCTCGGCCTGTTGCTGCTGCTCGGCGCGGCCGGCAAGTCCGGTCAGTTCCCGCTCCAGGCGTGGTTGCCGGACGCGATGGAGGGCCCGACCCCGGTGTCGGCGCTCATCCACGCCGCCACGATGGTCACCGCGGGCGTCTACCTGATCGCCCGGTCCAACCCGATCTTCTCGGCCAACTCGACGCTGCAACTCGTTGTGGTCAGCGTCGGCGCGCTCACCCTGCTGATCGGCTGCATCATCGGTGCGGCCAAGGACGACATCAAGCGGGTGCTCGCCTGGTCGACGGTGAGCCAGATCGGCTACATGTTCCTCGGTGTGGGCCTCGGCGGCGCGGCGTACGCGCTGGCCATCGTGCACCTGCTGGCGCACGGCTTCTTCAAGGCCAACATGTTCCTGGGCGCCGGTTCGGTCATGCACGGGATGAAGGACCAGGTCGACATCCGCCGCTTCGGTGGGCTTTCCAAGTACATGAAGATCACCTGGTTGACCTTCATGATGGGCTGGCTGGCCATCATCGGCATGTTCCCGTTCTCCGGCTTCTTCTCCAAGGAGCCGATCATCGTGGCCGCCTTCGAGCGGGACGACTGGACCGCCTGGCTCTTCGGCGGGGCGGCGCTGCTCGGCGCCGGGCTGACCGCGTTCTACATGACGCGGCTGTTCGTGCTCACCTTCCACGGCCCGCAGCGGTGGACCGAGGACATCGAGCACCCGCACGAGTCGCCGAAGCTGATGACCATTCCGCTGATCCTCCTGGCGGTCGGGTCGGTCGGTGCCGGCTTCCTGCTCGCCACGTCCGTTCCGGACTGGCTGACGGAGACTGCCGGGCTGGGCGGCGAGCACGCCGAGCACGAGGCGGTCCTCTCGCACGCCGTGATCACCACGCTGTCGCTGCTGGTCACCGTGCTCGGCGCCGGGCTCGCCTGGTTCCTGTTCCGGGCCGGTACGGCCACCGCGCCGCAGCCGGCCGGGGTGCTGGTCACCGCCGCCCGCCGCAACCTCTACACCGACACGGTCAACGAGGCGGTCTTCGAGAAGCCGGGCATCTTCCTCACCCGGGCGCTGGTGTACCTCGACAACCGGGGCATCGACGGGCTCGTCAACGGGCTCGCCGCAGCGGTCGGCGGGGGCTCGGGTCGCCTCCGCCGGATGCAGACCGGCTTTGTCCGCTCGTACGCCACCTCGATCCTGGCCGGTGCGCTGCTGGTGATGGCGGCGTTCCTGGCGGTGCAGGCGGGGTGGTTGGCGTGA
- a CDS encoding NADH-quinone oxidoreductase subunit M, whose protein sequence is MSNFPFLSVLTVAPLVGALVVAFLPRHRPELAKQVAFAWSLLVLVLSVVMWVSFNAGGDRFQFRESYSWIPNWGVSFTFAADGIALVMLMLIAVLVPLVILASWHDAESSKRSVPVYFALLLVLECTMIGVFAAADVFLFYVFFEVMLVPMYFLIGSYGGHQRQYAAVKFFLYSLVGGLFMLAAVIGLWVVGGKTFDWQALSQVDISTGTERWLFLGFFLAFAIKAPFFPFHTWLPDAGGAAPAGAAALLVGVLDKVGTFGILRYCLPLFPEASKWFAPWALALGVIGIVYAALLAVGQNDLKRLVSYTSIAHFGFIGVGIFAFTTQAGTGAVLYMLNHGLATGLLFLVVGMLISRRGSSLISDFGGAGKLVPVLAGVLFFAGLASLALPGTAPFISEFLVLIGTFTVNKPVAVIATLGIILAAAYVLWMVQRTTQGTLNPALTEVDGMRRDLNLREKVVVAPLIALIVLLGFFPKPVTDVINPAVQATMDDIGRTDPAPSVGTVQEAGR, encoded by the coding sequence ATGTCCAACTTCCCGTTCCTCTCGGTGCTCACCGTGGCGCCGCTGGTGGGCGCCCTGGTGGTGGCCTTCCTGCCGCGCCACCGCCCGGAGCTGGCCAAGCAGGTGGCGTTCGCCTGGTCGCTGCTCGTGCTGGTGCTCTCGGTGGTGATGTGGGTCAGCTTCAACGCCGGCGGTGACCGGTTCCAGTTCCGCGAGTCGTACTCGTGGATCCCGAACTGGGGTGTCAGCTTCACCTTCGCCGCCGACGGCATCGCGCTGGTGATGCTGATGCTGATCGCGGTGCTGGTGCCGCTGGTGATCCTGGCGTCCTGGCACGACGCCGAGTCGTCGAAGCGGTCGGTGCCCGTCTACTTCGCGCTGCTGCTGGTCCTCGAGTGCACGATGATCGGCGTCTTCGCGGCGGCCGACGTCTTCCTGTTCTACGTGTTCTTCGAGGTCATGCTGGTGCCGATGTACTTCCTCATCGGCAGCTACGGCGGCCACCAGCGGCAGTACGCGGCGGTGAAGTTCTTCCTCTACTCGCTCGTCGGCGGTCTGTTCATGCTGGCCGCGGTGATCGGCCTCTGGGTGGTCGGCGGGAAGACCTTCGACTGGCAGGCGCTCTCGCAGGTCGACATCAGCACCGGCACCGAGCGGTGGCTGTTCCTCGGCTTCTTCCTCGCGTTCGCCATCAAGGCGCCGTTCTTCCCGTTCCACACCTGGCTGCCCGATGCCGGTGGCGCCGCTCCGGCGGGCGCGGCGGCGCTGCTCGTCGGCGTGCTGGACAAGGTCGGCACCTTCGGCATCCTGCGCTACTGCCTGCCGCTGTTCCCCGAGGCGTCGAAGTGGTTCGCACCGTGGGCGCTGGCCCTGGGCGTGATCGGCATCGTGTACGCCGCGCTGCTGGCGGTCGGTCAGAACGACCTGAAGCGGCTCGTGTCGTACACCTCGATCGCGCACTTCGGCTTCATCGGGGTGGGCATCTTCGCCTTCACCACCCAGGCCGGCACCGGCGCGGTGCTCTACATGCTCAACCACGGGTTGGCCACCGGCCTGCTCTTCCTGGTGGTGGGCATGCTGATCTCCCGGCGCGGCTCGTCGTTGATCAGCGACTTCGGTGGCGCCGGCAAGCTGGTCCCGGTGCTCGCCGGGGTGCTCTTCTTCGCCGGTCTCGCCTCGCTCGCGCTGCCCGGTACGGCGCCGTTCATCTCCGAGTTCCTGGTGCTGATCGGCACCTTCACCGTGAACAAGCCGGTCGCTGTCATCGCCACGCTCGGCATCATCCTGGCGGCCGCGTACGTGCTGTGGATGGTGCAGCGCACCACCCAGGGCACCCTCAACCCGGCGCTGACCGAGGTCGACGGCATGCGCCGGGACCTCAACCTGCGCGAGAAGGTGGTGGTCGCCCCCCTGATCGCGCTGATCGTGCTGCTCGGCTTCTTCCCGAAGCCGGTCACTGACGTGATCAACCCCGCCGTCCAGGCGACCATGGACGACATCGGTAGAACCGACCCGGCCCCGTCGGTGGGCACCGTCCAGGAGGCAGGCCGGTGA
- the nuoN gene encoding NADH-quinone oxidoreductase subunit NuoN: MTELNLPSINYSAISPILIMLGTALLGVLVEALVPRRWRHVVQLTLALLAVLAALTMVVLNADERIITAGQALAIDGPTLFLQGAILVLAAMALLLIGDRSVERGGAFVAQAAVTAESADDRRQAEGRNGLTEVYPLTTFAIGGMLIFVAANDLLTMFIALEVFSLPLYLLCALARRRRLLSQEAAMKYFLLGAYASAFFLFGVALIYGFTAGIPGRPAGVDFATIHAAVSESPASPVLLFAGMALLAIGLLFKAAAAPFHVWTPDVYQGAPTPVTGFMAACTKVAAFGALLRVFQVAFANANWDFTPVLGAVAVLTMLIGAVLAVTQTDIKRLLAYSSIANAGYLLVGVLAPSRDGLAGTMFYLVAYGFSVLAAFAVVTLVRDDDGEATHLSRWAGLGRRSPFFAALFTFILLAFAGIPLTSGFTSKFAIFGPALDGGQAWLVIAGVLTSMVLAFPYLRVVVMMWLSEPGESTPTVTVPGGLTSAALTIGVLATLVLGVAPAPLLDLAAGAAEFVR; this comes from the coding sequence GTGACCGAGCTGAACCTGCCGTCGATCAACTATTCGGCGATCTCTCCGATCCTGATCATGCTGGGCACCGCGCTGCTCGGTGTGTTGGTCGAGGCCCTGGTGCCCCGGCGCTGGCGGCACGTGGTGCAGTTGACGTTGGCGCTGCTCGCGGTGCTCGCGGCACTGACCATGGTGGTCCTCAACGCCGACGAGCGGATCATCACCGCCGGCCAGGCCCTCGCGATCGACGGGCCGACGCTCTTCCTCCAGGGCGCGATCCTGGTGCTGGCCGCGATGGCGCTGCTGCTGATCGGTGACCGCTCGGTCGAGCGGGGCGGGGCGTTCGTCGCCCAGGCCGCGGTGACCGCCGAGTCGGCCGACGACCGGCGGCAGGCCGAGGGGCGCAACGGTCTCACCGAGGTCTACCCGCTGACCACGTTCGCGATCGGCGGCATGCTGATCTTCGTGGCGGCGAACGACCTGCTGACCATGTTCATCGCGCTGGAGGTCTTCTCCCTGCCGCTCTACCTGCTCTGCGCGCTGGCCCGTCGCCGGCGTCTGCTGAGCCAGGAGGCGGCGATGAAGTACTTCCTGCTCGGCGCGTACGCCTCCGCGTTCTTCCTGTTCGGTGTGGCCCTGATCTACGGCTTCACCGCCGGTATCCCGGGCCGCCCGGCCGGCGTCGACTTCGCCACCATCCACGCGGCGGTGAGCGAGTCGCCGGCCAGCCCGGTGCTGCTCTTCGCCGGCATGGCGCTGCTCGCCATCGGTCTGCTCTTCAAGGCCGCGGCGGCCCCGTTCCACGTCTGGACCCCGGACGTCTACCAGGGCGCGCCGACCCCGGTCACCGGGTTCATGGCGGCCTGCACCAAGGTCGCCGCGTTCGGTGCCCTGCTGCGCGTCTTCCAGGTCGCGTTCGCGAACGCCAACTGGGACTTCACCCCGGTCCTCGGCGCGGTGGCGGTGCTGACCATGCTGATCGGCGCGGTGCTCGCGGTCACCCAGACCGACATCAAGCGGCTCCTCGCGTACTCCTCGATCGCCAACGCCGGCTACCTGCTGGTCGGTGTGTTGGCGCCGAGCCGCGACGGGCTCGCCGGCACGATGTTCTACCTGGTCGCGTACGGCTTCTCGGTGCTGGCCGCGTTCGCCGTGGTGACGCTGGTGCGGGACGACGACGGCGAGGCCACCCACCTGTCCCGCTGGGCCGGGCTGGGCCGGCGGTCGCCGTTCTTCGCCGCGCTGTTCACGTTCATCCTGCTCGCCTTCGCCGGTATCCCGCTGACCAGCGGATTCACCAGCAAGTTCGCCATCTTCGGGCCGGCGTTGGACGGTGGCCAGGCCTGGCTGGTGATCGCCGGTGTGCTGACCAGCATGGTGCTCGCGTTCCCGTACCTGCGGGTCGTGGTGATGATGTGGCTCTCCGAGCCGGGCGAGTCCACCCCGACCGTCACCGTGCCCGGTGGGCTCACCTCCGCCGCGCTGACGATCGGTGTGCTGGCGACCCTGGTGTTGGGCGTCGCGCCGGCGCCGCTGCTCGATCTGGCTGCTGGAGCCGCCGAATTCGTTCGATAA
- a CDS encoding polyprenyl synthetase family protein, with translation MVDSVVNPAGERSGASGSGGRRGRASTSQFGALGLNLADPRVEASVLGLLDTVEVELRASVASADPFVTEAARHLVEAGGKRFRPLLVALGAQFGDPTGAQVVPAAVVMELTHLATLYHDDVMDEAAVRRGAPSANSRWTNSVAILVGDYLFARAADIAADLGPEAVRLQARTFARLVHGQIAETVGPRADDDPVAHYLHVIAEKTGSLIATSARFGGMFGGAAPEHVEALAGYGETIGVAFQLSDDLLDIASESVQSGKTPGTDLREGVPTLPVLYAREADDSDASSVRLREILATGPLTDDALHAEALGLLRESPALKRARETVRSYAEEARAQLAPLPHGPSRSALESLCDYIADRTS, from the coding sequence ATGGTTGATAGCGTGGTGAATCCGGCGGGCGAGCGTTCAGGTGCCTCCGGCTCCGGCGGTCGACGGGGTCGGGCGAGCACGAGTCAGTTCGGCGCGCTTGGCCTCAACCTCGCCGATCCCCGTGTCGAGGCGTCCGTGCTGGGTCTTCTGGACACGGTCGAGGTCGAGTTGCGGGCCAGCGTGGCCAGCGCCGACCCGTTCGTCACCGAGGCTGCCCGGCACCTCGTCGAGGCCGGCGGGAAGCGTTTCCGGCCGTTGCTGGTGGCGCTGGGCGCCCAGTTCGGTGACCCGACCGGCGCGCAGGTGGTCCCGGCCGCCGTGGTGATGGAGCTCACTCACCTCGCCACCCTCTACCACGACGACGTGATGGATGAGGCCGCCGTCCGTCGGGGCGCGCCGAGCGCCAACTCCCGGTGGACCAACTCGGTCGCCATCCTGGTCGGTGACTACCTCTTCGCCCGCGCGGCGGACATCGCCGCCGACCTGGGCCCCGAGGCGGTCCGGTTGCAGGCGCGCACCTTCGCCCGGCTGGTGCACGGCCAGATCGCGGAGACCGTGGGGCCGCGCGCCGACGACGACCCGGTGGCCCACTACCTGCACGTGATCGCCGAGAAGACCGGCTCACTGATCGCCACGTCGGCCCGCTTCGGCGGCATGTTCGGTGGTGCCGCCCCGGAGCACGTGGAGGCCCTCGCCGGGTACGGCGAGACGATCGGCGTCGCCTTCCAACTCTCCGACGACCTGTTGGACATCGCCTCCGAGTCGGTGCAGTCGGGCAAGACCCCCGGCACCGACCTGCGCGAGGGCGTCCCGACGCTCCCGGTGCTCTACGCCCGCGAGGCGGACGACTCCGACGCCTCGTCGGTGCGGCTGCGGGAGATCCTGGCGACCGGCCCGTTGACCGACGACGCACTGCACGCCGAGGCGTTGGGGCTGCTCCGGGAGAGCCCGGCGCTCAAGCGTGCCCGGGAGACAGTGCGCAGCTACGCCGAGGAGGCCCGCGCGCAGCTCGCCCCGCTGCCGCACGGCCCGTCCCGCAGCGCGCTCGAGTCGCTCTGCGACTACATCGCCGACCGCACCAGCTGA
- a CDS encoding MFS transporter, with protein MTDTSNTPDPANARPHPVRASAGAVVTTVACVLPVFLLGGLAVQMGTDLGFSPAGLGLAVSVYFGVSALASVPSGRLVERYGPAVVARCGILLAAGSMLAVAAFARSYPVLVGLLALSAAANALGQLASNAALAQHVPARRQGLSFGVKQAAIPVSTLLAGAAVPTIALTAGWRWAFVAAAVAALTTLAAVPRQLPGLARRAGAARAGRATAALVVIGAAATLASGAANALGTFLVDSAADRGLSPGLAGLTLTLGSAVCVAARVGAGWLADRRETGHVALIAAMLLVGAVGLGLLALTGSVPLVVGVVLGFGLGWAWPGLMNFAVVRLHPQSPATATSITQTGVYAGGCLGPLSLGPLAAHLGYPAMWTIAAVAMLLAAALMLVGSRLLTRAAAATGRGVDQLVRSAM; from the coding sequence ATGACCGACACCTCCAACACCCCTGATCCGGCGAACGCCCGACCCCACCCGGTCCGGGCCAGCGCCGGCGCAGTCGTCACCACAGTGGCCTGCGTACTCCCCGTCTTCCTGCTCGGCGGTCTCGCCGTGCAGATGGGCACCGACCTCGGCTTCTCGCCGGCCGGTCTGGGCCTGGCCGTCTCCGTCTACTTCGGGGTCAGCGCGCTGGCCTCGGTGCCCTCCGGCCGCCTGGTCGAGCGGTACGGACCGGCGGTGGTCGCCCGCTGCGGCATCCTGCTGGCCGCCGGGTCGATGCTGGCCGTGGCCGCCTTCGCCCGGTCGTACCCGGTGCTGGTCGGCCTGCTGGCGCTCAGCGCCGCCGCGAACGCGCTCGGCCAGTTGGCCAGCAACGCCGCGCTGGCCCAGCACGTGCCGGCCCGGCGGCAGGGGCTGTCGTTCGGTGTCAAGCAGGCCGCCATCCCGGTCTCCACACTGCTGGCCGGGGCGGCCGTGCCCACCATCGCGCTCACCGCCGGCTGGCGCTGGGCGTTCGTGGCCGCCGCCGTGGCCGCGCTGACGACACTGGCCGCCGTACCCCGGCAGTTGCCCGGCCTGGCCCGACGGGCCGGTGCCGCCCGCGCCGGGCGGGCGACGGCGGCGCTGGTGGTGATCGGCGCGGCGGCGACGTTGGCGTCCGGCGCGGCAAACGCGCTGGGCACCTTCCTGGTGGACTCCGCCGCGGATCGAGGGCTGTCGCCGGGCCTGGCCGGCCTCACCCTGACCCTGGGCAGCGCGGTCTGTGTGGCCGCTCGGGTGGGCGCCGGCTGGTTGGCCGATCGCCGCGAGACCGGCCATGTCGCCCTCATCGCCGCGATGCTGCTCGTCGGCGCGGTCGGATTGGGCCTGCTCGCGTTGACTGGTTCGGTGCCGTTGGTGGTCGGTGTGGTGCTCGGCTTCGGCCTGGGCTGGGCCTGGCCCGGCCTGATGAACTTCGCTGTGGTCCGGCTGCACCCACAGTCACCGGCCACCGCCACCTCGATCACCCAGACCGGGGTGTACGCGGGTGGCTGTCTCGGCCCGCTGAGCCTGGGCCCGCTCGCCGCCCACCTCGGTTACCCGGCGATGTGGACCATCGCGGCGGTGGCGATGCTGCTCGCCGCCGCCCTCATGCTCGTCGGCAGCCGACTGCTGACCCGCGCGGCCGCCGCAACGGGCCGGGGCGTGGATCAGCTGGTGCGGTCGGCGATGTAG